One region of Bacillus pumilus genomic DNA includes:
- a CDS encoding M24 family metallopeptidase has protein sequence MNRMKSLSSWLKEKDIQGAFIHTKENVFYLSGYFTEPHERVMGLFVFQEADPFFILPKMEVEQAKNAGWSGDIIGYEDHENPFDFIQSAVEKRGVRATRLAIEKESIPLQRAEQLQAATGAETFVRAEEELNQLRLIKDESEIATLKKAAQLADEGVKIGVNALKEGVTETEVLAVIEYELKKKGIQGMSFSTMVLFGEKSGEPHGNPGQAALKKGDFVLFDLGVIVDGYCSDITRTFIYQEASDQQKDIYQTVLNAEMAALEMSKPGVRIGDLDLKARGLITEAGYGDYFPHRLGHGLGVSVHEFPSMSQANDDLLQEGMVYTIEPGVYVPGVGGVRIEDDVLITADGPVTLTNYPKELTIIK, from the coding sequence ATGAACCGAATGAAGAGCTTGTCTTCTTGGCTAAAGGAAAAAGACATTCAAGGTGCATTTATACATACAAAGGAAAATGTGTTTTATCTATCTGGATACTTCACAGAGCCGCATGAAAGAGTAATGGGGCTGTTTGTGTTTCAAGAGGCAGATCCATTTTTTATTTTGCCTAAAATGGAAGTCGAGCAGGCGAAAAATGCTGGGTGGTCAGGCGATATCATTGGTTATGAAGACCATGAGAATCCATTTGATTTCATTCAGTCAGCAGTAGAAAAACGCGGTGTAAGAGCAACTCGACTTGCAATTGAAAAAGAGTCGATTCCGCTTCAAAGAGCAGAACAGCTTCAAGCTGCCACTGGGGCAGAAACTTTTGTCCGGGCAGAAGAAGAGCTCAATCAGCTAAGGCTGATTAAAGATGAATCTGAAATTGCTACACTGAAAAAAGCAGCTCAATTGGCAGATGAAGGGGTAAAAATTGGGGTGAACGCCTTAAAAGAAGGAGTCACCGAAACAGAAGTGCTCGCTGTCATTGAATATGAGCTAAAGAAAAAAGGCATTCAAGGCATGTCCTTTTCGACGATGGTTCTCTTTGGCGAAAAATCAGGAGAGCCTCACGGAAATCCAGGACAGGCAGCCTTAAAAAAAGGCGACTTTGTGTTATTTGACCTTGGAGTCATTGTTGATGGGTACTGCTCAGACATTACAAGAACATTCATCTATCAGGAAGCTTCTGATCAGCAAAAGGACATCTATCAAACCGTCCTGAACGCAGAAATGGCAGCACTAGAAATGAGTAAGCCGGGTGTGAGAATTGGGGACCTGGACTTAAAAGCACGCGGGCTGATCACAGAAGCTGGATATGGGGACTATTTCCCTCACCGCCTTGGGCATGGTCTAGGGGTGTCTGTTCATGAGTTTCCTTCGATGAGCCAGGCAAATGATGATCTTCTCCAAGAAGGCATGGTGTATACGATCGAACCTGGGGTCTACGTCCCAGGAGTCGGCGGCGTCAGAATTGAAGATGATGTATTGATCACAGCAGACGGTCCAGTCACTTTAACCAATTATCCGAAAGAGCTGACGATCATCAAGTAA
- a CDS encoding LacI family DNA-binding transcriptional regulator, which yields MANIREIAKRAGVSVTTVSRVLNDHPYVKEEKRERVLHAMKELKYTRNIQAVHLAKGYSNMLGIVLPTIEHSYFSSLVTGIAEKAQARGMHFALFQTGYDPLKEKEALMSLKERRVDGLIFCSNALSDGHILKWQESGPIIFCHPTPHDTCSTVSIAHDQAFKEGLHHLAACGHQRIAIVLARTEGANSESRLQAYQDMMKSLGQAIDEEWIIEGKLSLLDGKRLFTEWKEMKNRPTALFITNDDVSVGFLLEAQRHDIKVGEFPAILSFQYNQLSEALGISSIDIPLKRMGQEAFDLFDRAIKGEVPEKRMLPFRLIERSTTVFKNNR from the coding sequence ATGGCAAACATAAGGGAGATTGCGAAAAGAGCGGGCGTATCTGTGACAACTGTATCACGTGTGTTGAATGATCATCCTTATGTCAAAGAGGAAAAACGAGAACGTGTTCTACATGCGATGAAAGAGCTCAAATATACGAGAAACATTCAAGCTGTCCATTTAGCAAAGGGCTATTCAAATATGCTTGGCATCGTTCTTCCGACGATTGAACACTCTTATTTCAGCAGTCTTGTCACAGGTATTGCAGAAAAAGCACAGGCGCGCGGTATGCATTTTGCTTTATTTCAAACGGGGTATGATCCATTAAAAGAAAAAGAAGCGTTAATGAGTTTAAAAGAACGTCGTGTGGATGGTTTAATATTTTGTTCAAATGCGTTAAGTGATGGGCATATTTTAAAGTGGCAGGAATCTGGGCCGATTATATTTTGTCATCCCACGCCGCATGATACATGCTCAACAGTGTCAATTGCACATGATCAAGCATTTAAGGAAGGCCTGCATCATTTGGCAGCATGCGGCCATCAACGAATTGCGATTGTTCTCGCCAGAACAGAAGGAGCGAATAGCGAGTCGCGCCTTCAGGCTTATCAAGACATGATGAAATCGCTCGGGCAGGCCATTGATGAAGAGTGGATCATTGAAGGGAAGCTATCACTTCTTGATGGGAAACGATTGTTTACAGAATGGAAGGAAATGAAAAATCGCCCTACGGCATTATTCATTACAAATGACGATGTCTCTGTAGGCTTTTTATTAGAGGCACAGCGTCATGACATAAAAGTAGGAGAATTTCCAGCCATACTGAGCTTTCAATATAACCAATTAAGTGAGGCTTTGGGGATTTCCAGCATTGATATTCCGCTGAAACGAATGGGTCAGGAAGCGTTTGACTTGTTCGATCGGGCCATAAAGGGAGAGGTGCCAGAGAAAAGAATGCTGCCATTCCGCCTGATCGAGCGATCAACCACCGTTTTCAAAAACAATCGTTGA
- the glcT gene encoding glucose PTS transporter transcription antiterminator GlcT yields the protein MFMESFTVDKALNNNVIIARHPSLGEVVLIGKGIGFGKKSGDVLDQDTFEKMFVLKNTKEQTEYKQLLHHIDENMIELANDVIYHIREKMGHRLNEHIHIALTDHIAFSFKRVQQGYDITNPFMLETKSLYPKEYEVAKEVVELINERPDVETKLPEGEIGFIALHIHSALTNRPLSEVNRHSQLITQMVQVIEDSFHMKVDRESIHYLRLLRHITFSIERIKREESLEEPEKLLHLLKNEYPLCYNTAWKMIKILQHALKKPVQDAEAVYLTLHLYRLTNKIS from the coding sequence ATGTTCATGGAATCCTTCACCGTTGATAAAGCGTTAAATAATAATGTCATCATTGCAAGACACCCTTCTTTGGGCGAAGTAGTTCTGATTGGGAAAGGAATCGGCTTCGGGAAAAAATCGGGTGATGTTCTCGATCAAGATACATTTGAAAAAATGTTTGTCCTTAAAAATACAAAGGAACAAACAGAATATAAACAACTGCTTCACCACATTGATGAGAACATGATCGAGCTTGCCAATGACGTCATTTATCATATACGAGAAAAAATGGGACACCGTTTGAATGAGCATATTCATATTGCCCTGACTGACCATATTGCCTTTAGTTTTAAGCGGGTGCAGCAAGGATATGATATCACCAATCCCTTTATGCTTGAGACGAAGTCGTTGTATCCGAAAGAATACGAGGTCGCAAAGGAAGTCGTTGAGCTAATTAACGAGCGTCCTGATGTCGAAACCAAGCTGCCAGAAGGAGAGATTGGCTTTATTGCGCTCCATATTCACTCAGCTTTAACGAATCGGCCATTATCTGAGGTGAACCGTCATTCGCAGCTCATCACGCAAATGGTCCAAGTCATAGAAGATTCATTTCATATGAAAGTAGACAGAGAAAGTATTCATTATTTACGCTTATTGCGCCATATTACGTTTTCGATTGAGCGTATTAAACGGGAAGAATCTTTAGAGGAGCCAGAAAAATTGCTTCATCTATTGAAAAATGAATATCCTTTATGCTACAATACTGCTTGGAAAATGATCAAAATATTACAACATGCATTGAAAAAGCCTGTACAAGATGCAGAGGCTGTCTACCTAACCCTTCATCTGTACAGATTGACAAATAAAATTTCATAG